In Candidatus Poribacteria bacterium, the genomic window CGGCTCGGGTGGGTGCGAAGCACGCGCTTGTTGACAGATTTTCTAAGGACGACCTCATCACGCGGGAACTCCGCCAACGCATGGGCGGAAAACCCCGTTTTCAAGGAGATGCGTCTGTTCCATTTCAAGGTAGAATTTCCAGTGATAACCCCTTGGACATTAAGATAATACAAGTTCCGAAAGCGGAACGCGATATTGCCGTTGCTGCCGCCTCTATCATCGCTCGAGATGCTTTTCTGAAGGCGATGGACACCTTGTCCGAGAAATATGAGATTTGTTTGCCGAGAGGCTCGTATCAAGTCGTAGAAGCGGGTAAAGAATTTGTCGCGAGGCATGGGAGTCGTGCGTTGGGGAACGTTGCAAAACTTCATTTTAGTCTAACAGATGCTGTGCAGAGTTTTTAAAAGAATGGAAAACTTATTTAGTGTTCATTATGCCGAAGTCGGACTCAAAGGCAAAAACAGAGTGTTTTTTGAGAAACGCCTTGTGAATAACATCAAACTTGCCTTGCGGGGCACGGGATATGCAGAGGTAGAGCGACTTCACGATAGAATTCTTGTGCATCTCGGACGAAGGACTGACATCACGGAAGTTAAGAGACGGCTGCAGGGGG contains:
- a CDS encoding ribonuclease HIII, with amino-acid sequence MNEIHNWDTWLGTDEAGKGDYFGPLVVAAVYVDADCRETLSDLGIADGKTLSNRRIRALAESMHHRYERHIVVVERMPEAYNSLYTDFRRHGQNLNHLLASLHAEAIHTLAARVGAKHALVDRFSKDDLITRELRQRMGGKPRFQGDASVPFQGRISSDNPLDIKIIQVPKAERDIAVAAASIIARDAFLKAMDTLSEKYEICLPRGSYQVVEAGKEFVARHGSRALGNVAKLHFSLTDAVQSF